In Toxoplasma gondii ME49 chromosome X, whole genome shotgun sequence, a single genomic region encodes these proteins:
- the AP2X10 gene encoding AP2 domain transcription factor AP2X-10 (encoded by transcript TGME49_215340) gives MAFSLHFVLAALDGLRDAWREGSRNTKARVQILESILTPLCMQQRCRGSYPPFRIPQALVLQHQALLSLQLLGLLPATCPSPSPLSSLVSHGTLMKPSFAGTASAASEAAGTVSLPATAEAQGGACGIGLAPIPSTGWLVPPFSNPAAVHSGAGQISVSGNEGSVCRDASLVHTSVLGGPTECLCCGYGQVRLDPAPAEATESSTEESGIFPGRTDHSQHRPGGRLQQSPRDRTYSTSERAASIRCPTQTGNSGKGCGNGSVKDGACCGYDGAGEAGGGGQTVSTGGGKQRRGRYRTAAVVAEEGDAADIYKKPRPAVTSRRVLLQRQLQQHAITGATPGAEQLSTNGAWAMPNVTSMAPSAQNDIGEQSVAASCSQHLAELETGETDDHFTEKNEEATSMSISVSSTPTPGSAPVPRGDEGEGSGEQPPQQSALSRNAAPVVGARMTMGNDKSSTAVEDAAAGRTAETNPEHPHSHTSSSQLQQSGAAASPAAGTSQQSGKQASAGGACASMTMKSTRHNKTKQPGVFQFTRGIKRFWAASWYADGHPGWKAFSVEKWGNSEALKRARKAYEEKVPHGATTLKTCNLGIDETETGGETSATPASGAEVAKGSETSQQGTCTVSDTSQPKQSTNTWKESQSYPDRGVTLQASNTSRVSNGRKKQQNQSVAAVVESTFDHRETDVTSLHRRSAGVSFGSSSGIFSGDTGMQTDQCVAPTQRQQQLRGEDFIQSFWEDLDSNDSQDLGSGGILSLEGSSGRYSTSSCYDSSSSSGFYLRSLSYSPRPDSWGCSDGQKGQTGDGHKHQTNNFFGEPGSDHGTLLEGNHSSRHGFEDDELSLLSPSQFFLGSENDDITGKLLLSGPDTDTPRAY, from the exons gagagaaggcagccgGAACACAAAAG cAAGAGTCCAAATTCTGGAGTCCATCCTGACCCCGCTCTGTATGCAGCAGCGCTGCCGCGGCTCGTATCCACCGTTTCGCATTCCGCAAGCCCTGGTACTACAGCATCAAGcgcttctcagtctccaGCTCCTAGGGCTGCTGCCAGCTACGTGCCCCTCCCCATCACCTCTATCATCTCTGGTGTCGCATGGCACTTTAATGAAACCCAGCTTTGCAGGGACTGCGTCCGCAGCTTCTGAGGCAGCTGGGACAGTCAGTCTACCAGCAACTGCAGAAGCACAAGGCGGTGCGTGTGGAATCGGACTGGCTCCCATCCCATCTACCGGCTGGCTCGTACCGCCGTTTTCAAATCCAGCTGCCGTACACAGTGGAGCGGGTCAAATCAGCGTGTCTGGAAACGAAGGATCTGTATGCAGGGATGCTTCACTCGTGCACACCTCTGTCCTTGGGGGGCCTACTGAATGCTTATGCTGTGGATATGGCCAGGTCCGACTGGATCCTGCGCCTGCAGAAGCAACGGAATCTTCTACGGAGGAATCGGGAATCTTTCCCGGGCGAACCGATCACTCACAACACCGACCGGGAGGGCGTCTCCAGCAGTCCCCTAGAGATCGCACCTACAGCACTTCTGAAAGGGCAGCGAGCATACGCTGCCCTACCCAAACAGGCAACTCAGGTAAAGGCTGTGGCAATGGAAGTGTGAAGGATGGTGCTTGCTGTGGCTATGATGGAGCCGGAGAGGCAGGAGGTGGGGGACAGACGGTTTCTACTGGAGgtgggaagcagagaagaggccgATACCGAACGGCGGCTGTCGTCGCCGAGGAAGGTGACGCTGCTGATATTTATAAGAAACCACGGCCAGCCGTGACTTCAAGACGTGTTCTGCTGCAGAGGCAGCTACAACAGCATGCTATCACAGGGGCAACTCCTGGCGCCG AACAACTGTCGACGAACGGAGCCTGGGCCATGCCCAACGTGACCAGTATGGCACCCTCTGCGCAGAATGACATTGGTGAACAGAGCGTTGCTGCTTCGTGTAGTCAGCATCTTGCGGAACTAGAGACTGGCGAAACAGACGACCATTtcacggagaagaacgaagaggccACCAGCATGTCCATATCAGTAAGTAGCACACCCACACCAGGCTCCGCACCAGTTCCGCGCGGCGACGAGGGGGAAGGTTCTGGAGAGCAGCCACCGCAACAGAGTGCGTTATCTCGTAATGCTGCTCCTGTGGTGGGAGCTCGGATGACGATGGGCAACGACAAATCTAGTACTGCTGTAGAGGATGCAGCTGCAGGACGGACAGCAGAAACGAATCCTGAGCATCCGCACAGTCACACGTCATCTTCTCAACTGCAGCAGAGCGGggctgctgcctctcctgcaGCTGGGACCTCTCAGCAGTCAGGCAAACAGGCCTCAGCAGGTGGGGCATGTGCTTCTATGACGATGAAATCGACGCGGCACAACAAAACAAAGCAGCCGGGAGTTTTTCAATTCACTAGGG GCATCAAACGCTTCTGGGCGGCGAGTTGGTACGCTGATGGTCACCCAGGATGGAAAGCATTTTCAGTGGAGAAGTGGGGGAATTCAGAAGCTCTCAAGCGTGCCAGAAAGGCATACGAGGAAAAAGTTCCGCATGGAGCAACAACACTAAAAACGTGTAATTTGGGAATTgacgagacggagaccgGAGGAGAAACCTCCGCTACGCCTGCAAGCGGTGCTGAGGTTGCCAAGGGCAGTGAAACCAGTCAACAGGGTACCTGCACTGTCAGCGACACCTCACAGCCAAAACAAAGCACAAACACCTGGAAAGAATCCCAAAGTTACCCCGACCGCGGTGTCACGCTCCAAGCAAGCAATACTTCACGAGTGAGCAACGGTCGGAAGAAACAACAAAACCAGTCGGTCGCGGCAGTCGTCGAATCTACATTTGACCACAGGGAAACAGATGTCACCAGCCTCCACCGCAGAAGCGCTGGCGTCTCCTTCGGTAGTAGCAGCGGTATCTTTAGTGGCGATACTGGCATGCAGACGGATCAATGCGTCGCACCCACACAACGACAGCAACAACTTCGAGGAGAAGACTTTATTCAGTCCTTCTGGGAGGACTTGGATAGCAACGACAGTCAGGATCTTGGGTCAGGTGGAATTCTGTCTTTGGAAGGATCTTCAGGCCGATACTCCACATCTTCCTGCTACGACAGTAGTAGCAGCAGTGGATTCTATCTGAGAAGTCTCAGCTACAGCCCCAGGCCCGACTCCTGGGGATGCTCCGACGGCCAGAAAGGCCAAACGGGGGACGGACACAAGCACCAGACAAACAACTTTTTCGGAGAACCCGGCTCAGATCATGGTACTCTGCTCGAAGGAAATCACAGCTCCAGGCACGGTTTCGAGGATGACGAGCTATCGTTGCTAAGTCCCTCACAGTTCTTTTTAGGTTCCGAGAACGATGATATCACGGGAAAGTTGCTACTCTCTGGGCCTGACACGGACACACCGAGGGCTTACTAA
- a CDS encoding hypothetical protein (encoded by transcript TGME49_215328~Signal peptide predicted by SignalP 2.0 HMM (probability 0.540) with cleavage site probability 0.153 at residue 19~Predicted trans-membrane domain (TMHMM2.0):4-27:36-59:71-94:138-161:173-196), whose product MRAWALIAAATAEVSAVAGLATLRGVWMKEINGGTTVHLGLAASLHALLQVFGAALLPVIMLRSSFTTATRLFLFLHASFLLILASCVGTDLPSFYLTHALTGLVSCAAETLLNWTLLTSRDPNEQLEDFANFHKVYDVGTLLGAGVCATVFITYELWVYNMTGTGTANCSSQLGIRAVLGVHGIIMMLSFIGQFSAPVPSIRGYTYEDLMDALNLSKNLEEKAATEDEIEKTNEQEKRRVSLHAGMPILKVEDGKTIARHPTGRFQPQPTTSGVRPVADRTIFDRDNEDEYDYTDSYGEDDDSLDDNRYFSSSTDGLSQASVRSDPVSMGSSDHTSCHSSWTPRECAVNATKFDAGQERMHCPAAEACSLPLASSPVTEDVELVYDYSRDYTENNIPKTDTAEGVGPIEAVLVLPPSYKEIMKQTANTRKLSDRLDMKLKREKRNRLGPPVCFRRNGPSLVSGLTISKYGGLKQAPLEFKAHDEKRKERAEIRGGKDLHLFYYSFSANAHICFTTKEVTERVGNIWIERHMITIPQLDFLPLKSYNKEMLTDDALKSSVAVVRETRAALSDASSFLSSFPHLLESLFGIVHKIGVLFAMGFTTDRATVVTLMLICCGGAGMSMPAGVKAGTKMVPVMMQLQQFDSQLCSAHIVRILSPTITGCLYHWDRTAPFIVSGTISELT is encoded by the exons ATGAGGGCATGGGCTCTTATTGCCGCGGCGACTGCTGAAGTCTCTGCTGTGGCAGGTCTTGCCACTCTACGGGGCGTCTGGATGAAAGAAATCAATGGTGGAACCACCGTCCATTTAG GATTAGCAGCAAGCCTCCACGCTCTTCTACAAGTTTTTGGGGCAGCACTACTTCCTGTGATTATGCTGAGGTCAAGCTTTACGACCGCAACAcgactttttctctttctgcatgcCTCGTTCCTCCTTATTCTTGCCTCGTGTGTCGGCACTGATTTGCCCTCGTTCTACCTGACCCATGCCTTGACTGGCCTAGTATCCTGCGCGGCCGAGACCTTGCTGAACTGGACCTTACTCACATCTCGAGACCCCAATGAGCAACTCGAAGATTTTGCGAACTTTCACAAGGTGTATGATGTCGGAACCCTCCTCGGTGCTGGCGTCTGTGCTACTGTTTTCATTACCTACGAGTTGTGGGTATACAACATGACCGGCACGGGGACGGCGAATTGTTCTTCACAACTGGGAATCCGAGCCGTCTTGGGGGTCCATGGGATTATTATGATGCTCAGCTTCATCGGTCAGTTCAGCGCTCCTGTTCCTTCAA TACGAGGGTACACATATGAAGACCTGATGGACGCGCTTAATCTCAGCAAGAACTTGGAAGAGAAGGCCgcaacagaagacgaaaTCGAGAAGACCAACGAGCAAGAAAAGAGGCGGGTTTCGCTTCATGCAGGCATGCCGATTCTGAAAGTCGAAGACGGCAAGACGATTGCACGGCATCCCACTGGAAGATTCCAGCCACAGCCGACAACCTCCGGAGTCAGACCCGTCGCAGACCGGACCATCTTTGACCGAGACAACGAGGATGAATACGATTATACTGACAGCTATGGGGAAGATGATGACAGTCTCGACGACAACCGTTACTTCTCCTCGAGTACTGACGGCCTCAGCCAGGCATCTGTCCGTTCGGACCCAG TTTCAATGGGGTCGTCAGACCACACAAGCTGCCATTCTTCCTGGACTCCCCGAGAGTGTGCAGTCAATGCCACCAAATTCGATGCGGGCCAAGAACGAATGCACTGTCCGGCAGCAGAA GCTTGCTCTCTCCCATTGGCGTCTTCGCCGGTAACCGAAGATGTTGAACTTGTCTATGATTACTCGCGCGACTACACAGAAAATAATATCCCGAAGACAGACACGGCTGAAGGCGTCGGGCCCATCGAAGCAG TCCTGGTGCTTCCACCGAGTTACAAGGAGATCATGAAACAGACAGCAAATACCA GGAAATTGTCCGATCGACTCGACATGAAACTtaaacgcgagaaaagaaataGACTTGGACCACCGGTTTGTTTTCGACGTAATGGGCCATCGCTGGTCTCCGGTTTAACGATCAGCAAATACGGTGGACTCAAGCAAGCGCCTCTGGAGTTCAAAGCTCATGAtgagaaacgaaaagaacGGGCGGAAATTCGCGGAGGAAAGGACCTCCACCTGTTTTACTACAGTTTCTCCGCAAACGCGCATATTTGCTTCACCACCAAAGAGGTGACGGAAAGAGTTGGAAACATCTGGATAGAGAGACACATGATCACCATACCACAGCTGGATTTCTTGCCCCTCAAGTCGTACAACAAAGAGATGTTGACGGATGACGCTCTCAAGAGTTCTGTCGCAGTCGTCC GAGAAACAAGGGCCGCT CTCTCGGATGCttcgtcgtttctttcctcctttcctcatCTTCTCGAATCTCTTTTCGGCATAGTTCACAAG ATCGGAGTGCTTTTCGCCATGGGCTTCACCACAGACAGAGCCACTGTCGTCACGCTGATGCTGATTTGCTGTGGTGGGGCTGGCATGTCCATGCCGGCGGGCGTGAAGGCTGGAACCAAGATGGTGCCCGTGATGATGCAGCTTCAGCAATTCGATAGCCAGCTGTGTTCGGCTCATATTGTGAGGATTCTGTCTCCCACGATCACAG GATGCTTGTACCATTGGGATAGAACTGCCCCGTTTATCGTCTCGGGGACCATTAGTGAGTTGACTTAG
- a CDS encoding hypothetical protein (encoded by transcript TGME49_215300) — MDGNQMDKEDDQVVDLTLDSDDDDQRRAPDGPDEGNAGCAESERSEEDDDEEEDEGEEEDEGEEEDEGKEEDEGEEEDEGENEDEGEEDDGENGDEGENGDEGENEEEEEEDEDDGESDEGEDDDEMDDEDAWLGEEHGGEESDAGDHEGAEGNEDEQFGSEVAGSLEERARLFHPAASRVPVRERERGGTRYRDWREEGSGDAEYEPGAQEAEATPSDDVLHVSGEQAPETDNSRTNSAFKRPLEGEGQGLHAREGRQSDAGEQRAPRSTDPASNSRLPGFPEETQKFTERKETWREGVEATAETFEETPAQPSEQAGERKALMRVEEANQFLLSYPHKVPSASQSDSNGDGFASAAVAGSTDSDAFSLFASFPGSAATGAEEPRVDTRPEAPSCENESDASACFPDKENADGDIQSAPEEAFWQPLPGERLEAAPKNLVESPDATSGEEESGRRCKRRRVDIPCVPAAAAVSSDVSRAPSERAERAGGHSPMTDKISGGATRESEQPASGEASETGRAPGEQGRRDATAHEDRREFAHSMYNAKQRNTFKFECRLTCLTRSQLLDLVVDLTSQFPETRQMVEDAVRHRSLQPGDFCR, encoded by the exons ATGGACGGGAACCAAATGGACAAAGAGGACGACCAGGTGGTGGACTTGACCCTCGACTCCGATGACGACGACCAGCGGCGAGCTCCAGACGGTCCGGACGAAGGCAACGCGGGCTGCGCGGAAAGTGAGAggtcggaagaagacgacgacgaggaagaagacgaaggggaagaagaagacgaaggggaagaagaagacgaagggaaagaagaagacgaaggggaagaagaagacgagggagaaaacgaagacgagggggaagaagacgatggagaaaacggagatgagggagaaaacggagatgagggagaaaacgaagaggaggaggaggaagacgaagacgatggagaaagcgacgaaggcgaagacgacgacgagatggacgacgaagacgcgtgGCTTGGGGAAGAGCACGGTGGGGAAGAGTCTGACGCAGGCGACCACGAAGGCGCCGAGGGGAACGAGGACGAACAGTTCGGCTCTGAAGTCGCGGGATCTCTCGAGGAACGCGCGAGGCTCTTCCACCCCGCGGCTTCGCGTGTTCCTgtgcgcgagagagaacgaggaggtACGAGATATCGCGATTGGAGGGAGGAAGGTTCGGGTGACGCGGAGTATGAGCCGGGAGCccaggaggcagaagcaacGCCATCGGACGACGTCCTCCATGTGTCGGGGGAGCAAGccccagagacagacaactCCCGCACGAATTCGGCATTCAAGCGGCCGCTGGAGGGTGAAGGTCaaggtctgcatgcgcgtgaaGGACGTCAGAGCGACGCGGGCGAACAGAGAGCGCCGCGGTCGACAGATCCCGCGAGCAACAGCCGCCTCCCAGGGTttccagaagagacacagaaattcacagaacgaaaagagacCTGGCGAGAGGGAGTCGAGGCGACTGCTGAGACATTTGAAGAGACCCCAGCGCAGCCTTCAGAGCAAGCAGGCGAGCGGAAGGCCCTGATGCGCGTCGAAGAAGCAAACCAGTTCCTTCTGTCCTACCCGCACAAAGTCCCGTCTGCTTCCCAGTCTGATTCGAATGGAGACGGCTTTGCCTCCGCAGCAGTGGCGGGTTCCACAGACTCGGACGCCTTCTCactcttcgcctcttttccCGGTTCGGCGGCCACCGGCGCAGAAGAGCCTCGCGTCGACACGCGTCCAGAGGCTCCGTCTTGCGAAAACGAATCAGACGCCAGCGCGTGTTTTCCCGATAAGGAAAATGCCGACGGGGACATCCAGAGTGCTCCAGAAGAAGCTTTCTGGCAGCCGCTTCCGGGCGAAAGACTCGAAGCTGCTCC GAAGAACTTGGTGGAGTCTCCCGATGCTACttctggagaggaagagagcggtCGCCGGTGCAAGCGAAGGC GCGTGGACATCCCGTGTGTACCAGCGGCTGCAGCAGTGTCGTCAGACGTGTCAAGGGCGCCCTCAGAGAGGGCGGAGAGAGCCGGAGGCCATTCTCCAATGACAGACAAAATCAGCGGAGGAGCGAccagagaaagcgagcaaCCAGCCTCTGGAGAGGCTTCGGAAACGGGGAGAGCACCCGGAGAGCAGgggcgaagagacgcgactGCACACGAAGACAGGCGGGAATTCGCGCACTCCATGTACAACGCAAAGCAACGAAACACTTTCAAGTTTGAGTGCAGATTGACTTGTCTGACACGGA GTCAGCTTCTCGACCTCGTGGTGGATCTCACATCTCAGTTTCCTGAGACAAGACAAATG GTGGAAGATGCGGTACGTCACCGTTCTCTGCAGCCCGGCGACTTCTGCAGGTGA
- a CDS encoding hypothetical protein (encoded by transcript TGME49_215320) produces the protein MAAGVEQLLADMRKQFDDVHMEVLKQTADFTRFKEGIRQADSAEQLKEQDMTRLSCSVIKDAAAAAFSASSGRWRRMYGMEKLIANALQKITVEEVEKSQNTEDTFQKIREATGLDDVMDIVQKFLNKDVEHGQLQQLAAAAEARFEAAEAQDETLQRAVKQHIASLDALTETTTQLDHAKQWAGRINALFVAAGLEEPFVCESVEGLVSYIAAVRKNTIPKLLETMEAQGELQSHAGDAINEPPATQGPMPAFERSRLVLKEVNSHLHFDRSSSVEDNSDEEIVDHDRLEGSPADHASGMVERQRSTSHTVQYSPALLKPITAEVGRSTLVGEVSQPDVTTAEGQSASPRDAELHGDEGPRLAYAA, from the exons ATGGCGGCGGGAGTCGAGCAATTACTTGCTGATATGCGGAAGCAGTTTGACGACGTTCACATGGAAGTCCTCAAACAGACCGCGGATTTCACACGATTCAAG GAAGGGATACGACAAGCGGACTCGGCGGAACAGCTGAAGGAGCAAGACATGACTCGCCTAAGCTGC TCAGTCATCAAGGACGCTGCGGCTGCAGCATTTTCCGCGTCGTCAGGACGCTGGCGAAGGATGTATGGCATGGAGAAGCTGATTGCGAACGCCCTGCAGAAAATCACAGttgaggaagtcgagaagtCGCAGAATACAGAAGACACATTCCAGAAAATAAGGGAGGCGACG GGTCTTGACGATGTAATGGACATCGTACAGAAGTTCTTGAACAAGGACGTAGAGCACGGGCAGTTACAGCAGTTGGCGGCAGCTGCTGAAGCTCGATTTGAG GCTGCAGAGGCTCAAGATGAGACACTGCAAAGGGCTGTCAAACAACATATTGCCAG CCTGGATGCATTAACAGAAACAACGACGCAGTTAGACCACGCGAAACAATGGGCAGGCCGAATTAATGCGCTGTTCGTCGCTGCCGGGCTTGAA GAACCGTTCGTCTGCGAATCTGTGGAGGGGCTTGTCAGCTACATTGCCGCAGTACGGAAGAATACAATCCCGAAATTGCTCGAGACGATGGAGGCTCAG GGTGAGCTGCAATCTCATGCTGGCGACGCGATCAATGAGCCACCGGCGACGCAGGGGCCGATGCCGGCGTTCGAGCGCTCGAGATTGGTCCTTAAGGAAGTGAACTCCCATCTGCATTTTGAcaggtcttcttctgtggagGATAACTCTGACGAAGAAATAGTAGATCACGACAGGCTGGAGGGTAGCCCCGCTGATCACGCCAGCGGGATGGTGGAACGTCAGCGAAGTACCAGTCACACTGTACAGTATTCACCGGCCCTGCTGAAACCAATCACGGCAGAAGTCGGCAGGTCCACATTGGTCGGCGAAGTATCGCAACCCGACGTTACTACAGCTGAAGGACAGTCGGCGAGCCCGCGGGACGCCGAATTacacggagacgaaggaccTCGTCTCGCATACGCTGCATAG